A stretch of the Nothobranchius furzeri strain GRZ-AD chromosome 5, NfurGRZ-RIMD1, whole genome shotgun sequence genome encodes the following:
- the LOC107374253 gene encoding galactose-specific lectin nattectin-like, with the protein MASGLLFLLLLGIGGNIYCEAAPPFCPPFFCRFCPFGWTQYGGHCYQFQNQQLEWADAETFCKRHGGHLTSIQDTDQYNFIRELIFKGAGTNQKSWVGGTNAGRVHMWRWTDGTPFTFDSWGPGEPNNQGGNEHCMDMNLFGQDYVNDEDCSQQNSFVCIRPLRHIFPPQD; encoded by the exons ATGGCGTCAGGTCTTCTCTTCCTGTTGCTCCTTGGGATCGGAGGAAAT ATATATTGTGAAGCGGCACCACCAT TTTGTCCTCCATTCTTCTGCCGATTTTGTCCTTTTGGCTGGACTCAGTATGGTGGCCACTGTTACCAGTTCCAGAACCAACAACTGGAATGGGCCGATGCTGAG ACGTTCTGCAAAAGACATGGTGGACACCTGACCTCCATCCAAGACACAGATCAGTACAACTTCATCAGGGAGCTGATCTTCAAAGGAGCAGGAACAAACCAAAAGTCTTGGGTTGGAGGCACCAATGCAGGCAGG GTTCATATGTGGAGGTGGACCGATGGAACACCGTTTACTTTTGACTCCTGGGGTCCAGGTGAACCCAACAACCAAGGTGGAAACGAGCACTGCATGGACATGAACCTGTTTG GACAAGATTATGTCAACGATGAAGACTGCTCCCAACAGAACTCCTTTGTCTGTATTAGACCATTGAGACACATCTTTCCACCACAAGACTGA
- the LOC107374252 gene encoding galactose-specific lectin nattectin codes for MASGLLFLLLLGIGGNIYCEAAPPICLPFFCRRCPPGWTKYDNNCYQFQNQQLEWAKAETFCKRHGGHLTSIQDTDQYNFIRELIFKGAGTNQKSWVGGTNAGWVHMWRWTDGTPFTFDSWGPGEPNNQGGNEHCMDMNLFGQDYVNDEDCSQQNSFVCIRPSKYIFEPQD; via the exons ATGGCGTCAGGTCTCCTCTTCCTGTTGCTCCTCGGGATCGGAGGAAAT ATATATTGTGAAGCGGCACCACCAA TTTGTCTTCCATTCTTCTGCAGACGTTGTCCTCCTGGGTGGACTAAGTATGACAACAACTGTTACCAGTTCCAGAACCAACAACTGGAATGGGCCAAAGCTGAG ACATTCTGCAAAAGACATGGTGGACACCTGACCTCCATCCAAGACACAGATCAGTACAACTTCATCAGGGAGCTGATCTTCAAAGGAGCAGGAACAAACCAAAAGTCTTGGGTTGGAGGCACCAATGCAGGCTGG GTTCATATGTGGAGGTGGACCGATGGAACACCGTTTACTTTTGACTCCTGGGGTCCAGGTGAACCCAACAACCAAGGTGGAAACGAGCACTGCATGGACATGAACCTGTTTG GACAAGATTATGTCAACGATGAAGACTGCTCCCAACAGAACTCCTTTGTCTGTATTAGACCATCGAAATACATCTTTGAACCACAAGACTGA
- the LOC107373819 gene encoding galactose-specific lectin nattectin produces the protein MASGLLFLLLLGIGGNIYCEAAPPICLPFFCRRCPPGWTKYDNNCYQFQNQQLEWAKAETFCKRHGGHLTSIQDTDQYNFIRELIFKGAGTNQKSWVGGTNAGWVHMWRWTDGTPFTFDSWGPGEPNNQGGNEHCMDMNLFGQDYVNDEDCSQQNSFVCIRPSKYIFEPQD, from the exons ATGGCGTCAGGTCTCCTCTTCCTGTTGCTCCTCGGGATCGGAGGAAAT ATATACTGTGAAGCGGCACCACCAA TTTGTCTTCCATTCTTCTGCAGACGTTGTCCTCCTGGGTGGACTAAGTATGACAACAACTGTTACCAGTTCCAGAACCAACAACTGGAATGGGCCAAAGCTGAG ACATTCTGCAAAAGACATGGTGGACACCTGACCTCCATCCAAGACACAGATCAGTACAACTTCATCAGGGAGCTGATCTTCAAAGGAGCAGGAACAAACCAAAAGTCTTGGGTTGGAGGCACCAATGCAGGCTGG GTTCATATGTGGAGGTGGACCGATGGAACACCGTTTACTTTTGACTCCTGGGGTCCAGGTGAACCCAACAACCAAGGTGGAAACGAGCACTGCATGGACATGAACCTGTTTG GACAAGATTATGTCAACGATGAAGACTGCTCCCAACAGAACTCCTTTGTCTGTATTAGACCATCGAAATACATCTTTGAACCACAAGACTGA